The genomic DNA CTGCAGCCTTTGGATCAGCATACACCTGAGTTCTCAGTTGACACTTGACTTACGGTTCGTGATTGTGAGACCCAGCTCCTCAGCAATGAGCTCGGCGCACTTCTCTCCACATCTAGTTGGGTCGATTAGTGATGTTCTTTGGAGGAGGACCGTTGCAGTGCTTACAGGAGGGCAGAGCTGTAAGTATTGGTTCCAAGGTTGTCGGGGCTGCAAAAATAACAAGGAACGAAGAGAAAACTCGATTAATAACCTATAAGCCTAATAAAGGAAAGGTGCCCGAACCAGAGAGAGAGGTCCTATTAAGATTAACTTTATTAGCTGAGATCAAATCAGGATAGATTGGGTAACTTACGCCAACTTTCAGGTTAGTTGTACCATAAACATTCAGGCTAGTTAGACGAACTAGATAAGCAAGGGTACTAAGAACCAAAGAAAGAGTAATTCCTACCGAGGATCAAGGACACCCTCTTGGTCGCGTGGTTTCATCGCACAAGTTCCAAGGCTGTGCCATGTGGTCTCAACGTGGTCGCGCACCCAGTTGCTATGAAAAATGGTTAGTCGACAACGATGTGGGAATGAATGCGGGGGCTTACTCGATAGCTTCGTCATCTTCCTTGCCTAAGAAACTTTAGTTAGAGCCGAATGCAGAAAAATATGGATGAAACGTACTATATTTGATTTCATCGACTATACGCCTCTCTCCAGGAGCCAGAGGCTTACGAGGTTTAGACCAGGTGCCCATGTGAATACCGACAGTAAGTTGGCCAGCAGGCATGTACTCCCTGACATCATGCTTAAGAAAACCAAACAATTATTACGCATACAAGAACGTACTTTGCGGTTTGGAGATCAACATCTTCACATGCCGCGGGTGAGTCAGGGTGGAAGTGGGGGTGAAGAGAGGTAAGCTCCCCTGCGGGATTGTTTAGTGATCGATAATGCATGGAATAAGCGGAAAGGAAGCATACCTCGGTACGCGTCCATCCGGCGTGCTACCTCGCGAACCTTCTTATAAGACCATCTATACGTGTGCATATTGAGCAACTGGATAGTTGGTCCCGTACAGTACTCACCTAATTGGCGCAACATCAGCCTCATGGTTAAGGAAACCACTATCAAAGATGGGGTCCGCATAAGGATCGCTGCTTGAGATATGGATAGAGCCTCGCGAGAATGGATACTCTATGAAAGATTGTGAATAAGACGCGCGCCGGCCTACAGTCTTACGGACACACCGAGATATTGGAACATTGAGAAATACTTTCCAGGGGGAACTATAATAATCGAGAAGTTAGATGAGCCGGGCCACAAGCCGTGTCTGCTGACCGAGAGTATGATCGCCGAAGAACCCGTTGACAATACTGGCGAACATGACTGGTTTATCGGGTTTATCCTACATTCCATCGTTAAACTCCGGCTAAACCCGTGGCCACACACATATTGCCTTTACCTTGAAATATGAATCCCATGCTTTTTGGAATGCGGGCCCCATTTCCTTCAACTCTTCCTCGGTGGGCCTGATTTTGAATCCAGCATCAATACCATTAGATGCCGCGGGTCCCTTGCCAGTGGCGGCGTGTAGTCGCATCCATTCTTCTTGTACTTTGGGGTCACCGCGGAGCCAGTCGTCAGCAGTAGGCTCACTAGCGCGAGCGCGGAAGACGGAGAAGGTAGTGTAATGGTCCTGGTATTGTTTTCCGACACCCGGTAGATCTAGGGAACTGGTATTTAGTCGACCCCTGTATGCTGGTGATAGGGCACTTACCAACGAGGGTCTTGACGCCAGCTTTATCAAGTATGTCCTTTCCGCCGATGCCAGAGCGTTCCAAAATCTACCATAGCTGATCAGTGGAGAATAATAATACGGGAGTCAAGACCCGTACCTGGGGGGTAGATAACGTTCCGGAGGTCAAAACCACCATCTTGCGAGCTTTTACGATAGTCTCCACCGTCTTGGTTTGACCATGATCCCTGGAATAGATGTCGGTCAGGAACAGTCGCAGGGTATGGAGCGCTAACTTGCCTAGAGTTTACATAGGCAACACCGACCGCCTTGTTGCCCTCAAAGATAACACGGGCAACTTTGGAGTTGCAGCGCAAGTGGAGGTTACTTTGTTCTGCCATTATGGGATGAACATATGCGGATGCAGCATCGCTAGAATTAGAGATTGGTAAATTGTTGAGCAGAAGAGATAGAGTGTTCAGATACCTTCTACGCCCGGTATCCTTATTAATCCATTTTGCCCAAATCTCAGCCGCGTGTGATTGTTGGCAGTCTTGAAGGTCGTCAGTCAAAGGAATCCCGACAGCCGTCGAAGCGCGCAAGAAATCTTGGGCAATAGGCGCAACCCATCCACCATTGGAAATTGCAACAGGTCCGTCAAACCCATGGGTATCCTGCCAAATGGAGATAGCTTAGAGGAAGTGACGGAAGGAATGAACACGGAGCTTACATTGTTGCATGGCTTCTGATAGTTCTCAAGGCGCTTCATCAGGGGCAACAGATCTTCCAAGTGCGCATTAAGTCCGGTCCCGTAGATGAACAGAATGAAACTTACCTTGATAATTCCAGCCTTCGGTCTTGAAGTCATCTATATCGGCCTTGTGAGTATGTATTCTTAAAGATCTAGATAAATACCCACTCCAGTCTGAGCAGAGGCGCG from Rhizoctonia solani chromosome 16, complete sequence includes the following:
- a CDS encoding GMC oxidoreductase, which encodes MQPFRVPKPEPQEVDVIVAGGGPAGCVVAGRLAKADPNLQVMLLSMAPTTSTYDPMVSTPPSTLAICTIVPCAKVLGGGSSINFQMYTRASAQTGADIDDFKTEGWNYQDLLPLMKRLENYQKPCNNDTHGFDGPVAISNGGWVAPIAQDFLRASTAVGIPLTDDLQDCQQSHAAEIWAKWINKDTGRRSDAASAYVHPIMAEQSNLHLRCNSKVARVIFEGNKAVGVAYVNSRQVSAPYPATVPDRHLFQGSWSNQDGGDYRKSSQDGGFDLRNILERSGIGGKDILDKAGVKTLVDLPGVGKQYQDHYTTFSVFRARASEPTADDWLRGDPKVQEEWMRLHAATGKGPAASNGIDAGFKIRPTEEELKEMGPAFQKAWDSYFKDKPDKPVMFASIVNGFFGDHTLVPPGKYFSMFQYLEYPFSRGSIHISSSDPYADPIFDSGFLNHEADVAPIRWSYKKVREVARRMDAYRGELTSLHPHFHPDSPAACEDVDLQTAKEYMPAGQLTVGIHMGTWSKPRKPLAPGERRIVDEIKYSKEDDEAIDNWVRDHVETTWHSLGTCAMKPRDQEGVLDPRLNVYGTTNLKVGDLSLCPDNLGTNTYSSALLCGEKCAELIAEELGLTITNPHIPIMRRASTKQQQAQSTQASGQQI